One Silurus meridionalis isolate SWU-2019-XX chromosome 10, ASM1480568v1, whole genome shotgun sequence genomic window carries:
- the LOC124392808 gene encoding very long-chain acyl-CoA synthetase-like: MDMWYMWFTFLAGLCALPAVLRTLCPYFVQDCAYMLHVLRCGARLELYKRRTRFYSILDCFLDAVRKHPHKPFIHFMGETHSYSEVDRESNKVAHALQKVAGLKEGDIVALLIGNEPCFIWTWLGLAKLGCATALLNFNIRSKSLLHCFSCCGANVLLVTPELCGAVEEILPALKEQSIRVYVLSDACSTDGIEGISQAIAQAPDEALSPSLRANVKCRSTALYIYTSGTTGLPKAATVTHERVWAASFIQRVSGVTSEDVFYLNLPLYHSAGFLIGFTGCIERGNTFVLRRKFSASQFWDDCRKYNVAVMQYIGETMRYLCNTPKRADDRDHKVKIAIGNGVRPDVWKEFLNRFGNIYVRELYAATEGNIGFINYTTKVGVVGRVNHLHKKIFPYALIKFDIGKEEPVRNADGLCVPAARGEPGLLVGKITTKSPFVGYAGNKLQTEKKRLRDVFVKGDLYFNSGDLLRIDNENFVYFQDRVGDTFRWKGENVATTEVADILSMVDCIEEANVYGVSVKGHEGRIGMAAVVLKEGKAFDGVDACRLVTNYLPVYGRPRFIRIQSSLELTGTFKMKKVKLVEEGFDPALIPDPLYFLDLVEKKYITLTKEMYNLMIAGDIKL, translated from the exons ATGGACATGTGGTACATGTGGTTCACTTTCCTGGCTGGCCTGTGTGCTCTGCCCGCGGTCCTCAGGACACTGTGTCCCTATTTTGTGCAGGACTGCGCCTACATGCTGCACGTTTTGCGCTGCGGTGCGCGCCTGGAGCTCTACAAGAGGAGAACTCGCTTCTACAGCATTCTCGACTGCTTCCTGGATGCCGTGAGGAAACACCCACACAAGCCCTTCATCCACTTCATGGGAGAGACGCACTCGTACTCAGAAGTGGACCGGGAGAGTAATAAAGTCGCTCATGCTCTGCAGAAGGTGGCTGGACTGAAGGAGGGTGACATTGTGGCCCTGCTGATAGGTAATGAGCCTTGCTTCATTTGGACCTGGCTCGGGCTGGCGAAACTCGGCTGCGCTACTGCACTGCTCAACTTTAACATCAGGTCCAAATCCCTGCTGCACTGCTTCTCCTGCTGCGGGGCAAACGTGCTCCTAGTCACCCCAG agctctgcgGTGCCGTTGAAGAAATCCTGCCCGCTTTAAAAGAGCAGAGCATCAGGGTGTATGTGCTCTCTGATGCATGCAGCACAGATGGCATTGAGGGCATCTCTCAGGCCATCGCACAGGCCCCCGATGAAGCGCTTTCTCCATCCCTCAGGGCTAATGTTAAATGCCGCAGCACAGCACTGTACATCTACACATCTGGAACCACCG GTCTGCCTAAAGCAGCCACAGTGACTCACGAGAGAGTCTGGGCTGCTTCATTCATTCAGAGGGTTTCTGGAGTCACGTCTGAAGACGTGTTTTACCTCAACCTTCCTCTGTACCACAGCGCCGGCTTTCTTATAGGATTCACCGGCTGTATCGAGAGAG GGAATACGTTTGTTCTGCGGAGGAAATTTTCAGCCTCTCAGTTCTGGGACGACTGCAGGAAGTATAATGTTGCAGTGATGCAGTACATTGGGGAAACAATGCGTTACCTCTGCAATACACCAAAG AGAGCTGATGACCGAGACCACAAAGTGAAGATTGCTATAGGTAACGGTGTCCGGCCCGATGTGTGGAAGGAGTTTTTGAATCGCTTTGGCAACATTTACGTGAGGGAGCTCTACGCTGCCACAGAAGGAAACATCGGGTTTATTAACTACACCACAAAGGTTGGAGTGGTTGGCCGGGTTAACCACCTCCACAAG AAAATCTTCCCCTACGCCCTGATCAAGTTCGACATTGGGAAAGAGGAGCCTGTGAGGAACGCAGATGGACTTTGTGTGCCAGCAGCTCGAG GTGAGCCTGGGCTCCTGGTTGGGAAAATCACCACCAAATCTCCGTTTGTTGGCTACGCTGGAAACAAGCTGCAGACGGAAAAGAAACGACTCAGAGACGTGTTTGTTAAAGGCGATCTCTATTTCAACAGCGGCGACTTGCTGAGAATCGACAATGAAAACTTTGTCTACTTTCAGGATCGAGTTGGAGACACTTTTAG ATGGAAAGGTGAAAACGTCGCCACAACCGAAGTAGCAGATATTCTCAGTATGGTGGACTGCATTGAGGAAGCGAACGTCTACGGCGTATCGGTCAAAG GGCACGAGGGCAGGATTGGAATGGCGGCTGTGGTTTTAAAAGAAGGGAAGGCGTTTGACGGCGTTGACGCATGTAGACTTGTAACGAACTACCTCCCGGTTTACGGCAGACCCCGTTTCATTCGCATTCAG AGTTCTTTGGAACTCACAGGAACTTTCAAGATGAAAAAGGTGAAGCTGGTGGAGGAGGGCTTTGATCCAGCGCTCATCCCTGACCCGCTCTACTTCCTTGATCTAGTTGAAAAGAAATACATCACCCTCACTaaggaaatgtacaatttaatGATTGCAGGAGACATTAAACTATGA